A genomic window from Silene latifolia isolate original U9 population chromosome 11, ASM4854445v1, whole genome shotgun sequence includes:
- the LOC141615173 gene encoding uncharacterized protein LOC141615173, which yields MEIDTAVDASRALKEDFAAARAAGEVAEDEILEEEVAEEEEAPIRANVGRGGRQLRGAPAWAETWDSRHLLWAAEGHLSYRTVKSLEAGNIRSLSGYTTAMECYERLSAEERAMIEQGSFGALVQAWRDIAKRKLRANLSLVRAFLDRLWDTTSTFHMPFGEVGVTLEDYGMISGLPCGTEVVEWPETAIRVDSAEARRFIGWNLAPKAVTVPGLVPSSYVRDYFTGNTPTLMVIDGR from the exons atggagatagatacTGCTGTTGATGCTTCTCGTGCTCTCAAGGAGGATTTTGCTGCGGCTAGGGCAGCCggggaggttgctgaggacgagatcctcgaggaggaggttgcggaggaggaggaggccccgatacgggccaacgtggggcgaggaggtcgccagctgaggggagcacctgcgtgggctgagacctgggacagcaggcacttgctttgggctgcggagggtcacctgtcctataggacggtgaagagcttg gaggccgggaacatcagatcgttatcgggctacacgacggctatggagtgctacgagaggctgtcggcggaggagcgggccatgatcgagcaggGATCgttcggcgccctggtgcaggcttggagggatatcgcgaagaggaaactacgggctaaccttagcctggtccgcgctttcttggaccgattatgggatacgacttccacttttcacatgccttttggtgaggtgggagtcacgttggaggactacggcatgatctctgggctgccgtgtgggactgaggtggtggagtggccggagactgccataagggtggactcggccgaggctaggaggttcaTCGGCTGGAACTtagcgccgaaggctgttacagtgcctggtttggtgcctagttcttatgtccgagactactttacgGGGAATACCCCTACGTTGATGGTGATCGACGGGAGatag